One region of Pseudomonadota bacterium genomic DNA includes:
- a CDS encoding phosphotransferase, whose product MTMDLIQLAAARWEFAEDTLDLVAERENKIYSALDAKGRRFALRLHRDGYVTEQEILSELAWADVLSADGVAVPSPLASAEGRLVECIDGRLFSALTWMPGRPMGEGGKPLALRDRQTVFRNIGIALAQLHSTSDGWSPPATFVRRSWDLEGLLGEAPVWGRFWENPFLSDDDLSVITHARAVTRAMLEDIGPSLDYGLIHADALRENILVDGTDVILIDFDDSGYGYRLFEIATTLLRNNDEPDVADLTKALLEGYRTVRPLDTTYLPLFMVLRTFTYLGWIVPRIDEPEGHDRCALFVREAVDFSRRFLEENA is encoded by the coding sequence ATGACGATGGACCTGATTCAGTTGGCCGCGGCGCGCTGGGAGTTTGCCGAAGACACGCTGGATTTGGTCGCGGAGCGCGAGAACAAGATCTACAGCGCGCTCGATGCGAAGGGTCGGCGGTTCGCGCTCCGGCTTCACCGCGATGGCTATGTCACCGAGCAGGAGATCCTCTCCGAACTCGCCTGGGCGGATGTGTTAAGCGCCGATGGTGTCGCGGTGCCGTCACCCTTGGCATCGGCAGAGGGGCGGCTCGTCGAGTGTATCGACGGGCGGTTGTTCAGTGCGCTCACGTGGATGCCGGGTAGGCCGATGGGCGAGGGCGGCAAGCCGCTGGCGCTGAGAGACCGCCAGACTGTCTTTCGGAACATCGGTATCGCGTTGGCGCAATTGCATTCGACGTCCGACGGTTGGTCGCCGCCGGCAACGTTCGTGCGGCGCTCGTGGGACCTCGAAGGTCTGTTGGGCGAGGCACCGGTCTGGGGCCGGTTCTGGGAGAATCCCTTTCTGAGCGACGACGATCTCAGCGTGATCACGCATGCGCGTGCCGTTACCCGAGCTATGCTCGAGGATATCGGTCCGTCGCTCGACTATGGCCTTATCCACGCCGATGCGCTGCGCGAGAACATCCTGGTGGATGGCACCGACGTCATCCTGATCGACTTTGATGACAGTGGATACGGCTACCGCCTGTTCGAGATCGCGACGACATTGTTGCGCAACAATGATGAGCCGGATGTCGCCGACCTCACAAAGGCACTGTTGGAAGGCTATCGGACGGTGCGGCCTCTCGATACGACGTACCTGCCGCTCTTCATGGTGCTGCGTACCTTCACGTATCTCGGCTGGATCGTGCCACGGATCGATGAACCCGAAGGGCACGACCGATGCGCGCTCTTCGTGCGCGAGGCCGTCGACTTCAGTCGCCGGTTTCTTGAGGAAAACGCCTAG
- a CDS encoding thiamine pyrophosphate-binding protein, translating to MQKLSGGQAAVEALKVERVEHVFGLIGSATMEMFDALYDAPEINFIGVHDERTGTHMADGYARATGKAGVILAGQNGPGATNLVTGLSQAAAAFSPVVSIAGSLSTGHVYRDAFQEVDQQALFTPVTKKTWTATQVERVPEMFREAFRVAMTPRRGPVQLNLPRDVLSATANYPAFQDPATYRSQHAPAGATEAIMQAADLLRDAERPVIVAGGGIKNTGGHPEALELAEALNAPVVTAPGHGDAIPFGHPLNAGQMGPRGNPVASRLAKEADVILALGTRLGFNSTFYSYDNINEQAAIIQVELEPTAIGRYFPVAVGIWADAPTAARQLRDAVANRERRDEVEAWTDQFSTERTAYLDKRDADAATDTHPIQPSGLFKVLRDVLPRDAAITLDAGTLCLQATDALNYWEPPSLFTPLDFGLVGFSFACGLGIKLGRPERPVVSLMGDGGFGMTISELSTAVDHGINTVTVVMNNTCWGAEKAYQRDFFGERYIGADVSSPPFDKAAELYGAAGFRVERIGEVGDAVEAALRCGKPAVVDVAVDPAALYSFRRDSFKHRGG from the coding sequence ATGCAGAAACTGTCTGGCGGGCAGGCCGCCGTCGAAGCGCTGAAGGTTGAAAGGGTCGAGCACGTGTTCGGCTTGATCGGCTCGGCGACGATGGAGATGTTCGATGCGCTTTATGACGCACCCGAGATCAACTTCATCGGCGTACACGACGAACGCACGGGCACGCACATGGCCGATGGCTACGCGCGCGCGACCGGCAAGGCGGGCGTGATCCTGGCCGGGCAGAACGGCCCCGGCGCGACCAACCTGGTGACCGGTTTGAGCCAGGCAGCAGCCGCCTTCTCACCGGTCGTCTCGATTGCCGGATCGCTCTCCACAGGACATGTCTATCGCGATGCCTTTCAGGAGGTCGATCAGCAGGCGCTCTTCACCCCGGTCACCAAGAAGACCTGGACCGCCACCCAGGTCGAGCGGGTGCCGGAAATGTTTCGCGAGGCCTTTCGCGTTGCCATGACGCCACGGCGCGGACCGGTGCAGCTCAACCTGCCACGCGACGTGTTGTCAGCAACGGCGAACTATCCTGCCTTCCAGGATCCCGCGACCTACCGTTCGCAGCACGCTCCCGCCGGTGCAACGGAAGCCATCATGCAGGCCGCGGACCTGTTGCGCGACGCGGAGCGGCCGGTCATCGTCGCCGGCGGCGGCATCAAGAACACCGGCGGCCACCCGGAGGCTCTGGAGCTCGCCGAGGCGCTCAATGCGCCCGTCGTCACCGCGCCCGGTCATGGCGACGCCATTCCCTTCGGCCATCCGCTGAATGCGGGCCAGATGGGGCCGCGCGGCAATCCCGTCGCGTCGCGCCTGGCCAAGGAAGCCGATGTCATCCTGGCGCTCGGCACACGGCTCGGCTTCAACTCGACGTTTTACTCCTACGACAACATCAACGAACAAGCGGCGATCATCCAGGTCGAGCTGGAGCCGACCGCCATTGGCCGCTACTTCCCGGTCGCCGTCGGCATCTGGGCGGACGCACCAACGGCTGCGCGACAGCTGCGCGACGCTGTTGCCAATCGGGAAAGGCGCGACGAAGTCGAGGCGTGGACCGACCAGTTCTCGACAGAGCGCACTGCTTACTTGGACAAACGGGACGCTGATGCGGCCACCGACACCCACCCGATCCAGCCATCCGGGCTCTTTAAGGTCCTACGCGACGTGTTGCCGCGCGATGCCGCGATTACGCTGGATGCCGGCACACTGTGTCTGCAGGCGACCGACGCGTTGAACTATTGGGAACCGCCCAGCCTCTTCACACCTCTCGACTTCGGCCTGGTAGGTTTCTCGTTCGCCTGTGGTCTCGGCATCAAGCTCGGTCGTCCAGAGCGCCCGGTCGTCAGCCTGATGGGCGATGGCGGCTTCGGCATGACCATCTCCGAACTCAGCACTGCCGTCGACCACGGCATCAACACCGTCACCGTGGTCATGAACAACACGTGCTGGGGCGCGGAAAAGGCCTATCAGCGCGACTTCTTTGGCGAGCGCTATATCGGCGCCGATGTCAGCAGCCCGCCCTTCGACAAGGCTGCCGAGCTCTACGGTGCCGCCGGTTTCCGTGTCGAGCGCATCGGCGAGGTCGGTGACGCGGTCGAGGCGGCACTTCGATGCGGCAAACCGGCCGTGGTCGATGTCGCCGTCGATCCGGCGGCGCTCTACAGCTTTCGCCGCGACAGCTTCAAGCATAGAGGTGGATGA
- a CDS encoding aminotransferase class III-fold pyridoxal phosphate-dependent enzyme produces MAVSARSQDLLDRRRRLLGPNVSTFYEEPVHLVKGEGVWVWDADGRKYLDCYNNVPHVGHCHPRVVEAICQQAGTLNTHTRYLHETILDYVERLCATFSKPFSTMIMTCTGSEANDIALRMGEAVTGKRGVIATDHTYHGNTTAVAQLSRTNPPKTGDGSHIRHVPAPDSYRPLGGEEGAAHARAFAAAVDAAIQELEASGHGFSSLIICPFFANEGFPTLMEGFLAETEAIVRKAGGIIIADEVQPGFGRIGTHMWGHHKIGLTPDIITLGKPMANGHPVAGVVTTPDIMAAFRTSFRYFNTFGGNPVCAAAALATLEVVQDEGLMENARVVGDYAREGLAALAGRHEVIGNVRGSGLFFGAELVLDRATKEPATAYATTIANAMRDRGVLLNVLGIHYNTLKIRPPLPFTKEDAGILLEALDDALTNVPVIS; encoded by the coding sequence ATGGCGGTAAGCGCGCGATCACAGGATCTGTTGGACCGGCGGCGCCGTCTGCTCGGACCAAACGTCTCGACGTTTTATGAGGAGCCGGTCCATCTGGTGAAGGGCGAGGGTGTTTGGGTGTGGGATGCCGACGGCCGCAAGTACCTAGATTGCTACAACAACGTGCCCCATGTCGGACACTGTCATCCAAGGGTGGTCGAGGCCATTTGCCAACAGGCGGGGACGCTGAACACCCACACCCGTTATCTGCACGAGACAATCCTGGACTATGTCGAGCGGCTATGCGCGACCTTCAGCAAGCCGTTCTCGACCATGATCATGACCTGTACGGGATCGGAAGCAAACGACATCGCGCTCCGGATGGGCGAGGCGGTGACCGGCAAGCGCGGCGTCATCGCGACCGATCACACCTATCACGGCAACACCACGGCGGTGGCGCAGTTAAGCCGCACCAACCCGCCCAAGACAGGCGATGGATCCCACATCCGCCACGTCCCGGCACCGGACAGCTATCGACCCCTGGGCGGGGAGGAAGGCGCCGCCCATGCCCGCGCCTTCGCGGCCGCCGTCGATGCGGCGATCCAGGAGCTTGAGGCGTCAGGGCATGGCTTCTCGTCGCTCATCATATGCCCTTTCTTCGCCAACGAGGGTTTCCCGACCTTGATGGAAGGGTTTCTGGCCGAGACTGAGGCGATCGTGCGCAAGGCCGGTGGCATCATCATCGCCGACGAGGTGCAACCGGGGTTCGGCCGCATCGGAACGCATATGTGGGGGCACCATAAGATCGGCCTGACGCCCGATATCATCACCCTGGGCAAGCCCATGGCGAACGGGCACCCAGTGGCCGGTGTCGTCACGACGCCCGACATCATGGCGGCGTTCCGCACGTCGTTTCGCTATTTCAACACCTTCGGCGGGAACCCCGTGTGCGCCGCCGCTGCGCTCGCCACGCTGGAAGTCGTCCAGGACGAAGGCCTGATGGAGAACGCGCGTGTTGTCGGCGATTATGCCCGCGAGGGGCTCGCCGCTCTGGCCGGACGCCACGAGGTCATCGGCAACGTCCGTGGCTCCGGTCTCTTCTTCGGCGCCGAGCTGGTGCTTGATCGCGCGACCAAGGAACCGGCGACGGCCTATGCGACGACAATTGCCAACGCAATGAGGGACCGGGGCGTTCTGCTCAATGTCCTCGGCATTCACTACAACACGCTCAAGATCCGCCCACCGCTGCCGTTTACCAAGGAAGACGCCGGTATCCTCTTGGAAGCGCTCGACGACGCCTTGACAAATGTGCCTGTAATCTCATGA
- a CDS encoding alpha/beta fold hydrolase encodes MADRTSDGTAFEINGPDNAPVIVLIHGLGMSRKMWQWHVPALAERYHVVSYDLCGHGESTRPDARLSLPVFADQLRALLDHADIAKAAIVGYSLGGMINRRFTMDHPDRVAALVILNSPHERGPEAQKLVEERAADTAAGGPAANIDTSIARWFTPDFRETRPDIIALARQWILANDPEVYAQARQVLAQGVVELVHPQPPIAAPSLVITTENDSGSTPAMSHGIAREIAGAEIVIIPSLQHMGLVEEPELFTNPVLRFLDETLP; translated from the coding sequence ATGGCGGATCGCACCAGCGACGGCACAGCCTTCGAGATCAATGGGCCGGACAATGCGCCGGTCATCGTTCTGATCCACGGTCTGGGCATGAGCCGGAAGATGTGGCAGTGGCATGTGCCAGCGCTGGCGGAACGTTATCACGTGGTCAGCTACGACCTCTGTGGCCACGGCGAGAGCACGCGACCTGACGCCCGGCTGTCCTTGCCGGTGTTTGCCGATCAATTACGCGCGTTGCTCGATCACGCGGACATCGCCAAGGCTGCCATCGTCGGGTACTCGCTGGGCGGCATGATCAATCGGCGCTTCACCATGGATCATCCTGACCGGGTCGCGGCGCTTGTGATTCTTAACTCGCCCCATGAACGCGGGCCCGAAGCCCAGAAGCTGGTCGAGGAGCGCGCCGCCGACACGGCCGCAGGCGGGCCGGCGGCCAATATCGACACCTCGATCGCGCGCTGGTTCACGCCCGACTTTCGCGAAACTCGGCCCGATATCATCGCACTCGCCCGCCAGTGGATCCTGGCCAACGATCCTGAGGTCTATGCCCAGGCCCGTCAGGTGCTGGCCCAAGGCGTGGTCGAACTGGTCCACCCACAGCCGCCGATCGCAGCACCCTCGCTCGTTATCACGACCGAGAACGACAGCGGCAGCACACCGGCCATGTCACACGGGATCGCGCGCGAAATTGCTGGCGCCGAGATCGTGATCATACCGAGCCTCCAGCACATGGGCCTCGTGGAAGAGCCTGAACTTTTTACCAATCCCGTGCTGCGGTTTCTGGACGAGACCTTACCGTAA